A stretch of Longimicrobium terrae DNA encodes these proteins:
- a CDS encoding DegT/DnrJ/EryC1/StrS family aminotransferase, whose product MNVPLLDLTLQYRGISTDVMPELLTLIDEQRFILGPVVERFEREVETYLDVPHAIGCASGTDAILLALRAYDCGRDTEVVTSPFTFFATAGAIHNVGARPVFADIDPDTFNLDPAAAEAAVTDRTRVVMPVHLFGQMADMAAFRALADRRGVKLLEDAAQAIAARQRVNGEWITTGSLGDACAFSFFPTKNLGAFGDAGMTVTQDADTAERLRKLRVHGGRQMYHHEEVGYNSRLDTLQAAVLSAKLPHLRGWSDGRRKNAAFYDQALAGIDEVQTPVVSADNESIYNQYTLRVRGGRRDALADHLREKGIGSGVYYPVPLHLQECFEYLGYKEGQFPESELACREVLSLPVFPELTEAQLAYVAESIRAFFRA is encoded by the coding sequence ATGAACGTACCTCTGCTGGACCTCACCCTTCAGTACCGCGGCATCAGCACCGATGTGATGCCCGAGCTGCTGACGCTGATCGACGAACAGCGCTTCATCCTGGGCCCCGTCGTGGAGCGCTTCGAGCGCGAGGTGGAGACGTATCTCGATGTGCCGCACGCCATCGGCTGCGCCAGCGGAACAGACGCCATTCTCCTCGCCCTGCGCGCCTACGACTGCGGCCGCGACACCGAAGTGGTGACGTCGCCCTTCACCTTTTTCGCCACCGCCGGCGCCATCCACAACGTCGGCGCGCGCCCCGTCTTCGCCGACATCGATCCCGACACCTTCAACCTCGACCCCGCCGCCGCCGAGGCCGCCGTCACGGACCGCACGCGCGTCGTCATGCCGGTGCACCTGTTCGGTCAGATGGCGGACATGGCGGCTTTCCGCGCGCTGGCCGACCGCCGCGGCGTGAAGCTGCTGGAAGACGCCGCGCAGGCCATCGCCGCGCGGCAGCGGGTGAACGGCGAGTGGATCACCACGGGATCGCTGGGCGACGCGTGCGCGTTCAGCTTCTTTCCCACCAAGAACCTGGGCGCGTTCGGCGACGCGGGAATGACCGTCACCCAGGACGCAGACACGGCGGAGCGGCTGCGCAAGCTGCGCGTGCACGGCGGGCGGCAGATGTACCACCACGAGGAGGTGGGCTACAACTCGCGGCTGGATACGCTGCAGGCCGCCGTCCTCTCCGCCAAGCTGCCGCACCTGCGCGGGTGGAGCGACGGACGGCGGAAGAACGCCGCGTTCTACGATCAGGCGCTGGCGGGAATCGATGAAGTGCAGACGCCGGTCGTCAGCGCGGACAACGAGTCCATCTACAACCAGTACACCCTCCGCGTCCGCGGCGGCCGGCGTGACGCGCTGGCGGATCACCTGCGCGAGAAGGGGATCGGCAGCGGCGTGTACTATCCGGTTCCGCTGCACCTGCAGGAGTGCTTCGAGTACCTTGGATACAAGGAAGGACAGTTCCCGGAGTCCGAGCTGGCCTGCCGCGAAGTGCTTTCCCTGCCGGTGTTTCCGGAACTGACGGAAGCGCAGCTGGCGTACGTGGCGGAGTCGATCCGCGCCTTTTTCCGCGCGTGA